One stretch of Astatotilapia calliptera chromosome 3, fAstCal1.2, whole genome shotgun sequence DNA includes these proteins:
- the LOC113019649 gene encoding alpha-2-macroglobulin-like isoform X2, which produces MDRLWILSCTLCVLLSWIRVDQAVAEPQYLVAIPAVIEAGAEAKFCATLRQPSGTLVMTVTLMSREKNTTLFTHTSNEAFQTCVQFEAPLVQKEVQHFQVEVRGDTFYSKQVRKVMIRASDTFTFIQTDKPIYLPGQKVNFRVVAMDNKMRPANQLYDVIELQDPHSNRIGQWLNETSNSRILQLSYSLDAEAPEGPYQIIVSMGERKISHNFKVEKYVLPKFDVTVNISEEVSIGQEDVEAKVCAKYTYGQPVPGRVTVNVCRPINVNRGFGISSYDYDLLAIWQMGGSCHTETKQADKTGCATFSFNMSIFTKMDQKVLQDVLDIRAKVEEEGTGVSLPQEKRVTISYVLGKVSFINVPKVWERGSNVEGKVRAVYHNNTPVCDAPVYLFTGRMWQTRSLQNLTTDSNGVASFSFSTDNFDQDIQLHASLTPTVGNPGYRTAYYDRGFHTLSMSQPSSPDIKTISSLEVQKKDKAVSCDAEEDVSVNYTIVGESPGSVDVIYLVLSRGAVTMQGQTRVQVQDRSVNEGQVSFKVRVSPEMAPEFQVVAYAVLPSEDVIAHSADFSTDKCFSNKVSVEFSPSSAVPGEETNMQVTALPRSLCGVSAIDKSVLIKEPGKTLDADKIFDLLPLKKSSGIPYEVDDATECLNVRPKRYVLPYPSQGQNDAYAVFQKVGLKMATNLLIRLPSCLKFKGKVYHDGPGVYHDGSPHVYYAMAPRFGDGSIQLSSPFVEPAGQLPPPIETARSFFPETWIWDLVEVGDDGKRGVSLTVPDTITTWETEAFCLSSQGFGLAPRKEMKVFQPFFLELTMPYSIIRGEHFELRATVFNYLTSCIMVTVTPGPSSDYTLTPLSGDLYTSCLCANERKTLRWTMIPTALGAVNVTVSAEAVASHVSCDNEVVSVPDRGRIDVVTKSLIVKAEGTETTKTYNWLLCPKGSPLTEEAEIHLPENVIEGSARTSVSVLGDILGRALKNLDGLLQMPYGCGEQNMALLAPNIYILHYLKGTQQLTAAIMEKATNFLTSGYQRQLNYKSADGAYTTFGTGPGNTWLTAFVVRSFAKAQSFIFIDPRKIEESKTWLQHKQQENGCFEKSGKLFNNGMKGGVSDEVTLSAYVTAAFLEMNTSQHDPVMNKSLACLKESLSDLSNTYTTALLAYVFTLAGDVETRAHLLQHLDTVAVREGGFLYWSQTAAETSASLSVEISSYVLLAKLSASPTAEDLGYASGIIRWLTGQQNYYGGFSSTQDTVVALQALALYSTLVFSAEGWSTVTVQAPSSQLTFDVNQGNKLLYQEEALQDVSGKYRLEVKGTACASVQISATYNIPTPADVTTLSVKVQLEVNTSESARPKFTVQIQSLYSGKEETTNMVILDIKMLSGFSPDPESLKSLKRGLLVSRVEQKEDHVLVYIEELSKDTAINHSLEIIQELPVDNLKPAVVKIYDYYQPGDQAETQYMFVS; this is translated from the exons TGAATTTCAGAGTCGTTGCGATGGATAATAAGATGCGACCGGCCAATCAGCTG TATGATGTCattgaacttcag GATCCTCACAGTAACAGGATTGGACAGTGGCTAAATGAAACATCCAATAGCAGAATACTGCAGCTTTCTTACTCCTTGGACGCTGAGGCCCCTGAGGGACCGTACCAGATCATTGTGTCAATGGGTGAGAGGAAAATATCTCACAACTTCAAAGTGGAGAAATATG TTTTACCCAAATTTGATGTGACAGTAAATATATCTGAAGAAGTGAGTATTGGGCAGGAAGACGTTGAAGCTAAAGTGTGTGCAAA gtACACGTATGGACAGCCTGTACCAGGACGTGTTACAGTCAATGTGTGCAGACCTATTAATGTGAATAGAGGTTTTGGTATATCGTCGTACGATTACGATCTTTTGGCCATATGGCAGATGGGTGGCTCCTgccacacagagacaaagcag GCAGACAAGACTGGCTGTGCAACTTTTTCCTTCAACATGTCAATTTTTACTAAAATGGACCAAAAGGTGCTTCAAGATGTTCTGGATATCAGGGCCAAAGTGGAAGAAGAGGGAACAG GTGTTTCACTCCCTCAAGAGAAGAGAGTCACGATTTCTTACGTCCTTGGAAAAGTGTCTTTCATTAACGTGCCCAAGGTTTGGGAACGGGGATCTAATGTGGAAGGAAAA GTCAGAGCAGTGTACCACAATAATACACCAGTTTGTGACGCACCGGTCTACCTGTTCACGGGACGAATGTGGCAAACACGCTCACTACAAAATCTGACAACTGACAGCAACGGTGtggcctcattttctttcagcacTGATAACTTTGACCAGGATATCCAACTCCAT GCAAGCCTGACACCAACAGTGGGCAACCCAGGATATAGAACTGCATACTATGACAGGGGATTTCACACATTATCCATGTCCCAGCCGTCTTCTCCTGATATTAAAACAATCAGCTCTCTAGAGGTACAGAAGAAGGATAAAGCAGTGTCCTGTGACGCAGAAGAAGACGTATCAGTCAACTACACTATAGTGGGAGAGTCTCCGGGGTCTGTGGATGTCATTTATCTG GTGTTGTCCAGAGGAGCTGTCACCATGCAAGGACAAACACGGGTTCAAGTGCAAGATAGATCGG TGAATGAGGGCCAGGTGTCCTTTAAAGTCAGAGTGTCTCCTGAGATGGCTCCAGAGTTCCAGGTTGTGGCTTATGCCGTCCTGCCAAGTGAGGATGTAATTGCCCACAGTGCTGACTTCTCTACTGACAAATGCTTCAGCAACAAG gtgtCAGTGGAGTTTTCACCGTCTTCAGCCGTCCCAGGTGAAGAGACCAACATGCAGGTGACGGCCCTGCCACGTTCTCTGTGTGGTGTGAGCGCCATCGACAAGAGCGTTCTCATCAAGGAGCCTGGGAAGACTCTGGATGCAGATAAG ATATTTGACTTGCTCCCACTCAAGAAATCCTCAGGTATCCCGTATGAGGTTGATGATGCTACAGAATGCCTTAATGTGAGACCAAAAAGATATGTTTTGCCGTACCCCAGTCAAGGGCAAAATGATGCTTATGCAGTTTTCCAG AAAGTCGGACTGAAGATGGCGACAAACTTGCTTATTCGATTGCCTTCATGCCTCAAGTTCAAAGGAAAAGTCTACCATGATGGCCCTGGTGTCTACCATGATGGCTCTCCTCATGTCTACTATG ctaTGGCTCCCCGGTTTGGAGATGGTTCTATTCAACTAAGTAGTCCTTTTGTGGAACCTGCTGGGCAGCTTCCTCCACCAATAGAGACAGCTCGCTCTTTCTTCCCTGAGACGTGGATCTGGGATCTGGTGGAAGTTGG AGACGATGGAAAAAGGGGCGTGTCCCTGACTGTCCCAGACACCATCACCACCTGGGAGACGGAGGCTTTCTGTTTGTCCTCTCAGGGTTTTGGTTTGGCTCCTCGTAAAGAAATGAAAGTCTTCCAACCTTTCTTCCTTGAACTCACCATGCCCTACTCCATCATCCGGGGGGAGCACTTTGAACTGAGGGCGACTGTCTTTAACTACCTGACCAGCTGCATCATG GTTACTGTCACTCCTGGGCCGTCCTCCGATTACACCCTCACGCCTCTCTCTGGTGATCTGTACACATCCTGTTTGTGTGCCAACGAGCGCAAGACCCTCAGGTGGACCATGATCCCAACAGCCTTAG GGGCTGTGAATGTGACTGTGTCTGCTGAGGCCGTAGCGTCTCATGTGTCATGCGATAATGAGGTTGTGAGCGTACCAGACAGAGGTCGCATCGACGTGGTCACCAAATCTCTCATAGTGAAG GCCGAGGGAACTGAGACGACAAAGACATACAACTGGCTTCTTTGTCCAAAAG GAAGCCCGCTGACGGAGGAAGCAGAGATACATCTGCCTGAGAATGTGATAGAAGGATCTGCCCGCACTTCTGTATCAGTCCTGG GTGACATCCTCGGCCGGGCTCTGAAGAACCTGGATGGATTGCTGCAGATGCCGTATGGATGTGGGGAGCAGAACATGGCTCTCCTGGCCCCCAACATCTACATCCTCCACTACCTGAAAGGCACACAGCAGCTCACCGCAGCCATCATGGAAAAAGCTACTAACTTCCTCACCAGTG GATACCAAAGACAGCTCAACTACAAAAGTGCTGACGGTGCTTACACCACATTTGGAACaggaccaggaaacacttg gCTGACTGCGTTTGTGGTAAGAAGTTTTGCCAAAGCtcagtctttcatctttattgATCCCAGAAAGATCGAAGAGTCTAAGACCTGGCTGCAAcataaacaacaagaaaatgGCTGTTTTGAAAAGTCTGGGAAACTCTTCAACAACGGAATGAAG GGTGGTGTATCTGATGAAGTGACTCTCAGTGCGTACGTTACTGCTGCCTTCTTGGAAATGAATACATCCCAACAT GATCCTGTGATGAACAAGAGCCTGGCTTGTCTCAAGGAGTCTCTCAGTGACCTGAGCAACACCTACACTACAGCTCTGCTGGCCTATGTGTTCACTCTGGCAGGAGACGTGGAGACCCGAGCTCACCTTCTGCAGCACTTAGACACAGTTGCAGTGAGGGAAG GAGGTTTCCTCTACTGGTCtcagacagcagcagaaacatcaGCCTCCCTGTCAGTGGAGATCAGTTCTTATGTGCTGTTGGCCAAACTCAGCGCCTCCCCGACTGCTGAGGATCTGGGATATGCCTCTGGTATTATCAGGTGGCTGACTGGGCAGCAGAACTATTACGGAGGCTTCTCCTCCACTCAG GACACGGTGGTGGCTCTTCAGGCTCTGGCTCTCTACTCCACTCTGGTGTTCAGCGCTGAAGGTTGGAGCACAGTGACAGTTCAGGCTCCCAGCAGTCAGCTGACGTTTGATGTAAATCAGGGCAACAAACTGCTCTACCAGGAGGAGGCGCTGCAGGACGTGTCAGGAAAATACAGGCTGGAGGTGAAGGGCACTGCATGTGCTTCAGTGCAG ATTTCTGCCACCTACAACATCCCAACACCTGCTGATGTCACCACTCTCAGTGTGAAAGTCCAATTAGAGGTCAACACCAGTGAATCTGCTAGACCCAAATTCACTGTGCAAATACAATCACT GTACAGTGGAAAGGAGGAAACTACAAACATGGTGATCCTGGACATCAAAATGCTCTCTGGATTTTCCCCAGACCCCGAGTCTTTGAAGAGT CTCAAACGTGGCCTCCTGGTGAGTCGTGTTGAGCAAAAGGAGGATCACGTTCTGGTGTACATAGAGGAG TTATCAAAGGACACAGCCATCAACCACAGCTTAGAGATCATCCAGGAGCTCCCAGTGGACAACCTGAAGCCAGCCGTGGTCAAGATCTATGACTACTACCAACCAG GTGACCAGGCTGAGACCCAATACATGTTTGTCTCGTGA
- the LOC113019649 gene encoding alpha-2-macroglobulin-like isoform X1, whose amino-acid sequence MDRLWILSCTLCVLLSWIRVDQAVAEPQYLVAIPAVIEAGAEAKFCATLRQPSGTLVMTVTLMSREKNTTLFTHTSNEAFQTCVQFEAPLVQKEVQHFQVEVRGDTFYSKQVRKVMIRASDTFTFIQTDKPIYLPGQKVNFRVVAMDNKMRPANQLYDVIELQDPHSNRIGQWLNETSNSRILQLSYSLDAEAPEGPYQIIVSMGERKISHNFKVEKYVLPKFDVTVNISEEVSIGQEDVEAKVCAKYTYGQPVPGRVTVNVCRPINVNRGFGISSYDYDLLAIWQMGGSCHTETKQADKTGCATFSFNMSIFTKMDQKVLQDVLDIRAKVEEEGTGVSLPQEKRVTISYVLGKVSFINVPKVWERGSNVEGKVRAVYHNNTPVCDAPVYLFTGRMWQTRSLQNLTTDSNGVASFSFSTDNFDQDIQLHASLTPTVGNPGYRTAYYDRGFHTLSMSQPSSPDIKTISSLEVQKKDKAVSCDAEEDVSVNYTIVGESPGSVDVIYLVLSRGAVTMQGQTRVQVQDRSVNEGQVSFKVRVSPEMAPEFQVVAYAVLPSEDVIAHSADFSTDKCFSNKVSVEFSPSSAVPGEETNMQVTALPRSLCGVSAIDKSVLIKEPGKTLDADKIFDLLPLKKSSGIPYEVDDATECLNVRPKRYVLPYPSQGQNDAYAVFQKVGLKMATNLLIRLPSCLKFKGKVYHDGPGVYHDGSPHVYYAMAPRFGDGSIQLSSPFVEPAGQLPPPIETARSFFPETWIWDLVEVGDDGKRGVSLTVPDTITTWETEAFCLSSQGFGLAPRKEMKVFQPFFLELTMPYSIIRGEHFELRATVFNYLTSCIMVTVTPGPSSDYTLTPLSGDLYTSCLCANERKTLRWTMIPTALGAVNVTVSAEAVASHVSCDNEVVSVPDRGRIDVVTKSLIVKAEGTETTKTYNWLLCPKGSPLTEEAEIHLPENVIEGSARTSVSVLGDILGRALKNLDGLLQMPYGCGEQNMALLAPNIYILHYLKGTQQLTAAIMEKATNFLTSGYQRQLNYKSADGAYTTFGTGPGNTWLTAFVVRSFAKAQSFIFIDPRKIEESKTWLQHKQQENGCFEKSGKLFNNGMKGGVSDEVTLSAYVTAAFLEMNTSQHDPVMNKSLACLKESLSDLSNTYTTALLAYVFTLAGDVETRAHLLQHLDTVAVREGGFLYWSQTAAETSASLSVEISSYVLLAKLSASPTAEDLGYASGIIRWLTGQQNYYGGFSSTQDTVVALQALALYSTLVFSAEGWSTVTVQAPSSQLTFDVNQGNKLLYQEEALQDVSGKYRLEVKGTACASVQISATYNIPTPADVTTLSVKVQLEVNTSESARPKFTVQIQSLYSGKEETTNMVILDIKMLSGFSPDPESLKSLKRGLLVSRVEQKEDHVLVYIEELSKDTAINHSLEIIQELPVDNLKPAVVKIYDYYQPGPSLTKLYSNSTLTHFRGSIRLNSSYKLMFPSVTQRNDTFMFFYHVSVR is encoded by the exons TGAATTTCAGAGTCGTTGCGATGGATAATAAGATGCGACCGGCCAATCAGCTG TATGATGTCattgaacttcag GATCCTCACAGTAACAGGATTGGACAGTGGCTAAATGAAACATCCAATAGCAGAATACTGCAGCTTTCTTACTCCTTGGACGCTGAGGCCCCTGAGGGACCGTACCAGATCATTGTGTCAATGGGTGAGAGGAAAATATCTCACAACTTCAAAGTGGAGAAATATG TTTTACCCAAATTTGATGTGACAGTAAATATATCTGAAGAAGTGAGTATTGGGCAGGAAGACGTTGAAGCTAAAGTGTGTGCAAA gtACACGTATGGACAGCCTGTACCAGGACGTGTTACAGTCAATGTGTGCAGACCTATTAATGTGAATAGAGGTTTTGGTATATCGTCGTACGATTACGATCTTTTGGCCATATGGCAGATGGGTGGCTCCTgccacacagagacaaagcag GCAGACAAGACTGGCTGTGCAACTTTTTCCTTCAACATGTCAATTTTTACTAAAATGGACCAAAAGGTGCTTCAAGATGTTCTGGATATCAGGGCCAAAGTGGAAGAAGAGGGAACAG GTGTTTCACTCCCTCAAGAGAAGAGAGTCACGATTTCTTACGTCCTTGGAAAAGTGTCTTTCATTAACGTGCCCAAGGTTTGGGAACGGGGATCTAATGTGGAAGGAAAA GTCAGAGCAGTGTACCACAATAATACACCAGTTTGTGACGCACCGGTCTACCTGTTCACGGGACGAATGTGGCAAACACGCTCACTACAAAATCTGACAACTGACAGCAACGGTGtggcctcattttctttcagcacTGATAACTTTGACCAGGATATCCAACTCCAT GCAAGCCTGACACCAACAGTGGGCAACCCAGGATATAGAACTGCATACTATGACAGGGGATTTCACACATTATCCATGTCCCAGCCGTCTTCTCCTGATATTAAAACAATCAGCTCTCTAGAGGTACAGAAGAAGGATAAAGCAGTGTCCTGTGACGCAGAAGAAGACGTATCAGTCAACTACACTATAGTGGGAGAGTCTCCGGGGTCTGTGGATGTCATTTATCTG GTGTTGTCCAGAGGAGCTGTCACCATGCAAGGACAAACACGGGTTCAAGTGCAAGATAGATCGG TGAATGAGGGCCAGGTGTCCTTTAAAGTCAGAGTGTCTCCTGAGATGGCTCCAGAGTTCCAGGTTGTGGCTTATGCCGTCCTGCCAAGTGAGGATGTAATTGCCCACAGTGCTGACTTCTCTACTGACAAATGCTTCAGCAACAAG gtgtCAGTGGAGTTTTCACCGTCTTCAGCCGTCCCAGGTGAAGAGACCAACATGCAGGTGACGGCCCTGCCACGTTCTCTGTGTGGTGTGAGCGCCATCGACAAGAGCGTTCTCATCAAGGAGCCTGGGAAGACTCTGGATGCAGATAAG ATATTTGACTTGCTCCCACTCAAGAAATCCTCAGGTATCCCGTATGAGGTTGATGATGCTACAGAATGCCTTAATGTGAGACCAAAAAGATATGTTTTGCCGTACCCCAGTCAAGGGCAAAATGATGCTTATGCAGTTTTCCAG AAAGTCGGACTGAAGATGGCGACAAACTTGCTTATTCGATTGCCTTCATGCCTCAAGTTCAAAGGAAAAGTCTACCATGATGGCCCTGGTGTCTACCATGATGGCTCTCCTCATGTCTACTATG ctaTGGCTCCCCGGTTTGGAGATGGTTCTATTCAACTAAGTAGTCCTTTTGTGGAACCTGCTGGGCAGCTTCCTCCACCAATAGAGACAGCTCGCTCTTTCTTCCCTGAGACGTGGATCTGGGATCTGGTGGAAGTTGG AGACGATGGAAAAAGGGGCGTGTCCCTGACTGTCCCAGACACCATCACCACCTGGGAGACGGAGGCTTTCTGTTTGTCCTCTCAGGGTTTTGGTTTGGCTCCTCGTAAAGAAATGAAAGTCTTCCAACCTTTCTTCCTTGAACTCACCATGCCCTACTCCATCATCCGGGGGGAGCACTTTGAACTGAGGGCGACTGTCTTTAACTACCTGACCAGCTGCATCATG GTTACTGTCACTCCTGGGCCGTCCTCCGATTACACCCTCACGCCTCTCTCTGGTGATCTGTACACATCCTGTTTGTGTGCCAACGAGCGCAAGACCCTCAGGTGGACCATGATCCCAACAGCCTTAG GGGCTGTGAATGTGACTGTGTCTGCTGAGGCCGTAGCGTCTCATGTGTCATGCGATAATGAGGTTGTGAGCGTACCAGACAGAGGTCGCATCGACGTGGTCACCAAATCTCTCATAGTGAAG GCCGAGGGAACTGAGACGACAAAGACATACAACTGGCTTCTTTGTCCAAAAG GAAGCCCGCTGACGGAGGAAGCAGAGATACATCTGCCTGAGAATGTGATAGAAGGATCTGCCCGCACTTCTGTATCAGTCCTGG GTGACATCCTCGGCCGGGCTCTGAAGAACCTGGATGGATTGCTGCAGATGCCGTATGGATGTGGGGAGCAGAACATGGCTCTCCTGGCCCCCAACATCTACATCCTCCACTACCTGAAAGGCACACAGCAGCTCACCGCAGCCATCATGGAAAAAGCTACTAACTTCCTCACCAGTG GATACCAAAGACAGCTCAACTACAAAAGTGCTGACGGTGCTTACACCACATTTGGAACaggaccaggaaacacttg gCTGACTGCGTTTGTGGTAAGAAGTTTTGCCAAAGCtcagtctttcatctttattgATCCCAGAAAGATCGAAGAGTCTAAGACCTGGCTGCAAcataaacaacaagaaaatgGCTGTTTTGAAAAGTCTGGGAAACTCTTCAACAACGGAATGAAG GGTGGTGTATCTGATGAAGTGACTCTCAGTGCGTACGTTACTGCTGCCTTCTTGGAAATGAATACATCCCAACAT GATCCTGTGATGAACAAGAGCCTGGCTTGTCTCAAGGAGTCTCTCAGTGACCTGAGCAACACCTACACTACAGCTCTGCTGGCCTATGTGTTCACTCTGGCAGGAGACGTGGAGACCCGAGCTCACCTTCTGCAGCACTTAGACACAGTTGCAGTGAGGGAAG GAGGTTTCCTCTACTGGTCtcagacagcagcagaaacatcaGCCTCCCTGTCAGTGGAGATCAGTTCTTATGTGCTGTTGGCCAAACTCAGCGCCTCCCCGACTGCTGAGGATCTGGGATATGCCTCTGGTATTATCAGGTGGCTGACTGGGCAGCAGAACTATTACGGAGGCTTCTCCTCCACTCAG GACACGGTGGTGGCTCTTCAGGCTCTGGCTCTCTACTCCACTCTGGTGTTCAGCGCTGAAGGTTGGAGCACAGTGACAGTTCAGGCTCCCAGCAGTCAGCTGACGTTTGATGTAAATCAGGGCAACAAACTGCTCTACCAGGAGGAGGCGCTGCAGGACGTGTCAGGAAAATACAGGCTGGAGGTGAAGGGCACTGCATGTGCTTCAGTGCAG ATTTCTGCCACCTACAACATCCCAACACCTGCTGATGTCACCACTCTCAGTGTGAAAGTCCAATTAGAGGTCAACACCAGTGAATCTGCTAGACCCAAATTCACTGTGCAAATACAATCACT GTACAGTGGAAAGGAGGAAACTACAAACATGGTGATCCTGGACATCAAAATGCTCTCTGGATTTTCCCCAGACCCCGAGTCTTTGAAGAGT CTCAAACGTGGCCTCCTGGTGAGTCGTGTTGAGCAAAAGGAGGATCACGTTCTGGTGTACATAGAGGAG TTATCAAAGGACACAGCCATCAACCACAGCTTAGAGATCATCCAGGAGCTCCCAGTGGACAACCTGAAGCCAGCCGTGGTCAAGATCTATGACTACTACCAACCAGGTCCAAGTCTAACTAAGCTTTACTCCAACAGCACACTGACACACTTCAGAGGATCCATCAGACTGAACAGTTCATACAAGCTGATGTTTCCATCAGTGACTCAGAGAAATGACACGTTCATGTTTTTCTACCATGTTTCTGTCAGGTGA